Proteins encoded together in one Corynebacterium liangguodongii window:
- a CDS encoding phage tail protein translates to MTVPTYHDLETKLILRWVDTEDVMATQRAIIEVTPEAAYLELPRGLRGEKGDKGDPGPGFWFRQLITNRNQLPTNLRDVDRGSAFPDTTSKSLWVWDGADYFEIPNFIGLRGEPGVTPRVQIGKVEPGGDAAVSVNQAASTPDTFVLDFTLPQGPVGPPGKKGDTGTASNVSSSPDVDVSRPPAVGEALTWNGSKWAPRNVLAPIGPFQMGPNDFQSFSQDLIGSSDLSEKLIGSMTVPGLPFDWRPVVLGGHLQWQTDLGIQCNVDVRVGNAQRGDIVGHGVGVRNGFILQHVSLHPWSTGQVVPGSTYGVVKANTATTIYVVMSKVYGSVGRWDFTRQNAGLTFMAMPAVIV, encoded by the coding sequence GTGACCGTCCCCACCTACCATGACCTCGAGACAAAGCTCATTCTTCGATGGGTCGACACCGAAGACGTCATGGCCACGCAACGAGCCATCATCGAAGTCACCCCCGAAGCCGCCTACCTCGAGTTGCCCCGCGGGCTCCGCGGCGAGAAAGGCGACAAGGGCGACCCGGGCCCCGGATTCTGGTTCCGCCAACTCATCACCAACCGAAACCAACTCCCCACCAACCTCCGCGATGTCGACCGGGGTTCGGCTTTCCCTGACACCACGAGCAAGTCTCTGTGGGTGTGGGACGGCGCAGACTACTTTGAGATACCCAACTTTATTGGTTTGCGCGGCGAACCCGGCGTGACACCGCGGGTGCAGATCGGCAAGGTGGAGCCCGGCGGTGATGCAGCCGTCTCGGTGAACCAGGCCGCCTCAACGCCGGACACCTTCGTCCTAGACTTCACCCTGCCGCAGGGACCTGTCGGCCCTCCGGGGAAGAAGGGGGACACGGGGACCGCGTCGAACGTGTCCTCCTCCCCGGACGTCGATGTGTCCCGCCCCCCAGCCGTCGGCGAAGCATTGACGTGGAACGGGTCGAAGTGGGCTCCACGGAACGTCCTTGCTCCGATTGGGCCGTTCCAGATGGGGCCGAATGATTTTCAGTCGTTCTCGCAGGATCTGATTGGCTCGAGTGACCTGTCGGAGAAGCTGATTGGGTCGATGACGGTGCCGGGGTTGCCGTTTGATTGGCGTCCTGTTGTGTTGGGTGGGCATTTGCAGTGGCAGACTGATTTGGGGATTCAGTGCAACGTTGATGTGCGTGTGGGGAATGCGCAGCGTGGTGACATTGTGGGGCATGGTGTTGGCGTGCGAAATGGGTTCATTTTGCAGCATGTTTCTTTGCACCCGTGGTCGACTGGCCAGGTCGTGCCTGGTTCGACGTATGGGGTGGTGAAGGCGAATACGGCGACGACGATTTACGTTGTCATGTCTAAGGTTTACGGGTCGGTGGGGCGGTGGGACTTCACTCGTCAGAATGCGGGGTTGACGTTCATGGCGATGCCTGCGGTGATCGTGTAG
- a CDS encoding Gp37-like protein: MGTNPLNITVHNNTYTESKRIGHYISAKFTEEFGFTAGTGELVVEANHPLAPRLMQADRDVVPVTAEYNGWLWTGRVHSYVAAGKPGRETLTVSLISDEFQLANLLAFSSPRIGLSVQKKRDYQTGPLMQVVYHYLAENLARTDLPAYVFLPPPKNKDKSPKVDASARMTYLPDLLRDVLDEHDYGLVARMWWPGQPFPDGKFVPLNIEQQTRLEVSRLDPDAEITEQTLEVGENSARIRRAEADNAMNPDQPGMFTPTSPGLLIQVTTVRDRQHVRFSTSSGEVESVTLSGKAAGPVRAVVGGKSDEWVGELVGAGIDIAVQGITTAVSGGVGAAAGAALGAAAGPVGMATGAIVGAIAGGVLRAQTEDTIFAFTDRVDVKRRAAEGPFHLRESFTSSSAGVFTYDTAALAERALLDAQGGQTIEMTLVDGRSKILGDDAVARNGKPIHGYRVGDRVQIHEHLSGVTLSDIVTAVEISDAVGARARVTPRVGKKKNTSNPYLKMVEGINRVGATIRDLGLST; this comes from the coding sequence ATGGGCACGAACCCGCTCAACATCACAGTTCACAACAACACCTACACGGAATCGAAGCGGATCGGCCATTACATTTCCGCGAAGTTCACCGAGGAGTTCGGGTTCACCGCCGGGACGGGCGAGCTCGTTGTGGAGGCTAACCATCCACTCGCCCCACGTCTTATGCAAGCAGATCGTGACGTTGTTCCCGTCACCGCAGAGTACAACGGCTGGCTGTGGACAGGCCGGGTCCACTCCTATGTTGCCGCGGGGAAACCTGGGCGTGAAACACTCACTGTGAGCCTCATTTCCGACGAGTTCCAGCTGGCGAATCTCCTGGCCTTTTCCTCGCCGCGTATCGGGTTGTCTGTGCAGAAAAAGCGTGACTACCAGACAGGGCCGCTTATGCAGGTTGTCTACCACTATCTTGCGGAAAACCTTGCACGTACTGACCTGCCAGCCTACGTGTTCCTGCCACCTCCGAAGAACAAGGACAAGTCTCCGAAGGTTGACGCGTCGGCGCGGATGACGTACCTGCCCGATCTTCTGCGTGACGTTCTTGACGAGCATGACTATGGTCTTGTCGCCCGCATGTGGTGGCCTGGTCAACCGTTCCCCGACGGGAAATTCGTCCCCCTGAATATCGAGCAGCAGACCAGGCTCGAAGTCTCCCGCCTCGACCCGGACGCGGAGATCACCGAGCAGACCCTCGAGGTTGGGGAGAATTCTGCGAGGATCCGTCGGGCAGAGGCTGATAACGCTATGAACCCGGATCAACCTGGAATGTTCACTCCCACGAGCCCAGGGTTGCTTATCCAGGTCACGACGGTTCGTGACCGGCAGCATGTGCGGTTCTCTACGAGTTCTGGTGAGGTCGAATCAGTGACCTTGTCTGGGAAAGCAGCTGGCCCTGTGCGAGCTGTTGTCGGGGGGAAGTCAGACGAGTGGGTTGGGGAGCTTGTGGGGGCTGGTATCGACATTGCTGTCCAGGGCATTACGACGGCGGTTTCTGGTGGTGTGGGGGCTGCTGCTGGGGCCGCGTTGGGTGCCGCGGCAGGTCCTGTGGGGATGGCGACCGGGGCGATTGTTGGTGCGATCGCTGGTGGTGTCTTGCGGGCGCAGACGGAGGATACGATTTTTGCGTTCACTGACAGGGTGGATGTGAAGCGGCGTGCTGCCGAGGGGCCCTTCCATTTGCGTGAATCGTTCACTAGTTCGAGCGCTGGTGTCTTCACGTACGACACGGCGGCGTTGGCCGAGCGAGCCCTGCTGGACGCGCAGGGAGGCCAGACCATTGAAATGACCTTGGTGGATGGCAGGTCGAAAATCCTCGGTGATGACGCTGTGGCGAGGAATGGCAAGCCGATCCACGGCTACCGTGTGGGTGATCGTGTGCAGATTCATGAGCACCTGTCTGGGGTGACGTTGTCGGACATTGTGACGGCTGTTGAGATTAGTGACGCGGTGGGGGCGCGTGCGCGGGTGACGCCGCGGGTGGGGAAGAAGAAGAACACCTCGAACCCGTATTTGAAGATGGTGGAGGGTATTAACCGGGTCGGGGCGACGATTAGGGATTTGGGCCTATCAACGTAG
- a CDS encoding phage tail tape measure protein: MSLDLGTLSAKVRVDASGVSSELGKVKRDLNDVKKEADKVSSTKLRVSPEGEDKLKSASKSAQQLGSDLEKASQSGARLRVGEQPAQELDKAASAGRGLGEVLVGLGNVAPLVGLAAAGAGVAGAFQEALKLGNEFTNQLNTVRAVSGATEGQLAAVSQRARELGKDTSLANTSASDAALAMSELAKGGFEVDQAMAAAKGTLQLAAAAQIDAGTAATIQAQALNSFGLEADYAAKAADVLANAANASTAEMTDIAAGLQQSGAVAHQFGLSIEDTAAALGMFANAGITGSDAGTLLKTALLAVTDQGKPAQQAIEELGLTIYDANGKFVGMHSLMAQLGDAAGRMTDEQYQAATATLFGSDAMRLAGIAATDGSSGFDQMRAAVDRAGAAADVAAAKTQGLPGAIAAVQNNAEELALTLYDQFSPALEAGLTHLAGGLDLLGPAIEGVGGAMRAIPGPVFTAMLAAAATKMLDLNTRMTSGIGAINGYANTVRTQFMSALGTVRTSSAEASSLLRQRRADLAATAAAERSYAATVGSAHASALATSRAMDAEWRGRLTGMQTAAVAFAGGTRGALEVGFNGIKTAAGGLMGFLGGPWGLAFTAAAGVVSHLANKHMEAKQAEEQHQQQQGLLKDSLDQTTGAITAQTNELQRKKAEEEGWLDTARQLGVSSEDVVSAMNGNEAAMRRVRTATDEATRSVIEGSAKWQESKDRYAEAGVSLDLLTSAVNGNKDAQQELASIMGSDGDLNYWASAVDDATESARGLRDGVTGAADDVAKMQDALKADQINNMANVANQTREAFYQLGDSIKSVPDDKSIIVTSMAPEVREQFRQLGAEVEEGANGEVKLTFPDGMNIMAMLDQIGAKATTMPDGRVNLSDNTPEVKQRLIDLGLAKDINGQLVMTDNLSEVMNKQMELGAVVRDPLNGELKVNDNIGFVRTALAELGVQTRNLPAGSVRIADDTPKVRGALTQLGIQTTTLPGGHVAITDTTAQNLLALQDLGVKTQSLPPGHVAITDTTPENMARLNELGIKTTTLPNGQVIISDNANETANHVKSTLAPERVNTFSDHTVNIVRRITDIFTRSREDRDGGVYDGAQRAVAFADGGTTRALEQAYAGPRKEPAHVATITPPGTYRVHGESETGGEAYIPLAESKRDRSTRILNTVAQRFGYNLVTNEGQAVALANGAILPGPAVAEKLRYMDGTPYIFGGWSRAGVDCSGAVSLGVNAALGLDEWDSRTATAGEGDWLRNKGFQPGKGQSGDIRVAFLNGGPGGGHTAMQLDDGTYIESGGNTGGGFTIGKKAGPLEGRGFTDFYHLSGAQPLDPGVGLEYFDKLDGAVGALAKRATKAAGDFDDTTPASTEPKRELNGGAGPLLKDGSVLELVAALHSARTGTPMDDDVVSWGQAIGLYSELADKDAAKLEKTQGKGVDKLTKSIASDTEKLDAKRADLPLAEEDLRIATMKRDETYGSEKATDSQKAAADQRVAKAEDKVNTLKAEIEQLEQKMRDQQEELARIRGDVLTPTGGLDKIGGTSGNRYADEIIKEGRRRGISDRGVQIALATALVESGLKMYANPQDPESMQLPHDAVGYDHDSVGLFQQRNNGAWGTTADRMDPARSAGMFYDVLDDADYNQGDPGAHAQRVQRSAFPGRYAEKMGEAQQLLERYNNMPSITAMANGGFLGNARQASINEGSAVLWAEAGPEAYIPLSSNKREQSLEIWAETGKRLGVDVLSMLNLIGAGLPGLLQGKINISGGQSTSLSALGLNMEALAYRGQRGAQDAVQNAVGAVFNGPVQINDPKQYLQGQLDNAAQQLGNAMRSVMLR; the protein is encoded by the coding sequence ATGTCCCTCGATCTCGGTACGCTCTCCGCCAAGGTTCGCGTCGACGCGTCCGGTGTTTCGTCTGAACTTGGTAAGGTCAAACGCGACCTTAACGACGTGAAGAAGGAAGCCGACAAGGTTTCCTCAACGAAGCTGCGTGTTTCCCCGGAAGGGGAAGACAAGCTTAAATCCGCGTCGAAGTCTGCCCAGCAGTTGGGCTCCGATTTGGAGAAGGCGTCGCAGTCTGGGGCGCGTCTGCGCGTGGGGGAGCAACCAGCCCAAGAGTTGGACAAGGCTGCGAGTGCTGGCCGTGGCCTTGGTGAAGTTCTTGTCGGTTTAGGCAACGTCGCTCCACTGGTGGGGTTGGCGGCTGCTGGTGCTGGTGTGGCTGGAGCGTTCCAGGAAGCGTTGAAGCTCGGCAACGAGTTCACGAACCAGCTCAACACGGTGCGCGCCGTCTCTGGTGCGACCGAGGGACAGCTGGCGGCGGTGTCGCAGCGCGCCCGCGAACTCGGTAAGGACACCTCGTTAGCGAACACGTCGGCCTCCGACGCAGCGCTGGCCATGTCCGAGCTCGCGAAGGGCGGGTTCGAGGTCGACCAAGCCATGGCCGCCGCAAAAGGCACCCTGCAGTTGGCGGCGGCGGCGCAGATTGATGCGGGCACAGCGGCAACAATCCAGGCGCAGGCGCTCAATTCGTTCGGTCTGGAAGCCGACTACGCCGCGAAAGCCGCGGACGTGCTGGCGAACGCCGCGAACGCGTCAACGGCGGAAATGACGGACATCGCCGCCGGGTTGCAGCAGTCAGGTGCCGTTGCCCACCAGTTCGGGCTGTCGATTGAGGACACCGCCGCCGCCCTGGGTATGTTCGCCAACGCCGGTATCACCGGTTCCGATGCCGGTACCCTTCTCAAAACCGCTCTGCTTGCTGTCACTGACCAAGGCAAGCCAGCACAGCAGGCCATTGAAGAACTCGGCCTGACGATCTACGACGCGAACGGCAAGTTCGTGGGCATGCACTCCCTGATGGCCCAGTTAGGTGATGCTGCTGGCCGCATGACCGATGAGCAGTACCAGGCCGCGACAGCAACCCTCTTCGGTAGTGATGCGATGCGGCTCGCGGGTATCGCTGCTACGGATGGGTCGTCTGGGTTTGACCAGATGCGCGCCGCCGTTGATCGTGCAGGGGCAGCGGCCGATGTAGCCGCGGCGAAAACCCAGGGTCTACCCGGCGCGATTGCAGCCGTGCAAAACAATGCCGAGGAACTCGCCCTGACTCTCTACGACCAGTTCTCCCCCGCGCTTGAAGCAGGGTTGACACACCTCGCGGGCGGGCTTGATCTTCTCGGCCCGGCCATCGAAGGGGTGGGTGGGGCGATGCGTGCTATCCCCGGCCCCGTGTTCACGGCCATGTTGGCTGCCGCCGCGACGAAGATGCTTGACCTGAACACGCGCATGACATCAGGCATCGGGGCGATCAACGGGTATGCGAACACTGTGCGCACCCAGTTCATGTCGGCCTTGGGAACGGTCCGGACTTCATCGGCTGAAGCGTCCTCCCTGCTTCGGCAGCGGCGTGCTGACTTGGCGGCCACTGCCGCGGCTGAACGCTCCTACGCTGCCACGGTAGGTAGCGCTCACGCTTCTGCTCTGGCGACCTCTAGGGCGATGGATGCGGAGTGGCGCGGTCGACTCACAGGAATGCAGACCGCAGCCGTGGCGTTCGCTGGCGGAACCCGCGGAGCCCTGGAGGTCGGGTTCAACGGCATCAAAACCGCCGCCGGTGGACTTATGGGGTTCCTTGGCGGCCCGTGGGGGCTGGCATTCACCGCCGCCGCGGGTGTCGTATCCCACCTCGCCAACAAGCACATGGAAGCCAAGCAGGCGGAAGAGCAGCACCAACAGCAACAGGGACTGCTCAAGGACTCGTTGGACCAAACCACCGGCGCGATCACAGCACAAACCAACGAGCTGCAGCGCAAAAAGGCGGAGGAGGAGGGCTGGTTGGACACAGCCCGCCAACTGGGCGTGTCCTCCGAGGATGTCGTGTCCGCGATGAACGGAAACGAAGCGGCGATGCGCCGTGTCCGCACAGCGACAGATGAGGCAACCCGCTCGGTGATTGAGGGGTCCGCGAAGTGGCAGGAATCCAAGGACAGGTACGCGGAAGCTGGTGTGTCGCTCGACCTGCTCACCAGTGCAGTCAACGGCAACAAAGACGCGCAGCAGGAACTCGCCAGCATCATGGGGTCGGACGGTGACCTGAACTACTGGGCCTCGGCAGTCGACGACGCGACCGAATCTGCCCGCGGGCTGCGCGACGGGGTGACCGGTGCCGCTGATGATGTGGCGAAAATGCAGGACGCGCTTAAGGCCGACCAGATCAACAACATGGCCAACGTCGCCAACCAAACCCGTGAAGCGTTCTACCAGCTCGGCGACTCCATCAAGAGCGTTCCTGATGACAAGTCCATCATCGTCACCTCCATGGCCCCGGAAGTGCGCGAACAATTCCGCCAATTGGGTGCCGAAGTCGAAGAAGGCGCAAACGGCGAGGTGAAACTCACCTTCCCCGACGGCATGAACATCATGGCCATGCTCGACCAAATCGGGGCCAAGGCCACCACAATGCCTGACGGGCGTGTCAACCTCTCCGACAACACCCCCGAGGTTAAGCAACGCCTCATCGACCTCGGCCTGGCCAAGGACATCAACGGCCAGCTCGTCATGACAGACAACCTCTCCGAAGTCATGAACAAGCAAATGGAACTCGGTGCCGTCGTCCGTGACCCCCTGAACGGGGAGCTGAAGGTCAACGACAACATCGGGTTCGTACGCACAGCACTGGCAGAATTGGGTGTCCAGACAAGGAACCTGCCTGCCGGGTCGGTGCGCATCGCTGATGACACCCCCAAGGTGCGCGGCGCGCTCACACAGCTGGGGATTCAGACCACCACGCTGCCGGGCGGGCATGTTGCAATCACTGACACAACAGCGCAGAACCTCCTGGCTTTGCAGGACCTGGGGGTGAAAACACAGTCACTCCCCCCGGGGCATGTGGCAATCACTGACACGACGCCGGAAAACATGGCACGGCTCAACGAACTGGGGATTAAGACCACGACCTTGCCGAATGGTCAGGTCATCATCTCTGACAACGCGAATGAAACCGCGAACCACGTGAAGAGCACGCTTGCACCGGAGCGGGTCAACACGTTCTCGGATCACACGGTAAACATCGTGCGCCGAATCACGGACATCTTCACCCGCTCCCGGGAGGATCGCGATGGTGGAGTGTATGACGGTGCGCAGCGGGCTGTGGCGTTCGCCGACGGCGGCACCACACGCGCCCTCGAACAGGCTTACGCGGGGCCGCGGAAGGAACCCGCGCATGTAGCCACCATCACCCCACCCGGCACCTACAGGGTGCATGGAGAATCGGAGACCGGCGGGGAGGCTTACATCCCGTTGGCGGAATCCAAGCGTGACCGCTCCACCCGCATCCTCAACACCGTCGCGCAGCGCTTCGGCTACAACCTCGTCACCAACGAGGGGCAAGCCGTAGCCCTTGCCAACGGTGCGATCCTGCCCGGCCCCGCGGTCGCGGAGAAACTGCGCTACATGGACGGCACGCCCTACATTTTCGGCGGTTGGTCACGCGCCGGCGTCGACTGCTCCGGTGCCGTGTCCCTCGGCGTGAACGCAGCTTTGGGCCTGGACGAGTGGGACTCCCGCACAGCAACAGCCGGGGAGGGAGACTGGCTGCGCAACAAGGGATTCCAACCAGGCAAGGGGCAGTCCGGCGACATCCGCGTCGCCTTCCTCAACGGAGGCCCCGGCGGTGGACACACCGCCATGCAGCTGGACGACGGAACCTACATCGAATCCGGCGGAAACACCGGCGGGGGGTTCACCATCGGCAAAAAAGCAGGCCCGCTCGAGGGCCGCGGCTTCACCGACTTCTACCACCTCTCCGGAGCACAACCACTCGACCCAGGCGTTGGACTGGAGTACTTCGACAAGCTCGACGGGGCCGTCGGAGCCCTGGCGAAGCGCGCAACAAAAGCCGCAGGCGACTTCGATGACACAACCCCAGCGAGCACAGAACCGAAGCGTGAACTCAACGGAGGTGCAGGCCCCCTCCTCAAAGACGGCAGCGTCCTCGAACTCGTCGCCGCCCTCCACTCCGCACGCACTGGCACCCCCATGGACGACGACGTCGTCTCCTGGGGCCAAGCAATCGGCCTGTACTCCGAACTCGCCGACAAAGACGCCGCAAAACTCGAAAAAACACAGGGTAAAGGCGTCGACAAACTTACCAAGAGCATCGCATCAGACACAGAGAAACTCGACGCGAAACGCGCAGACCTACCACTGGCAGAGGAAGACCTGCGCATCGCCACGATGAAGCGCGACGAAACATACGGCAGCGAGAAAGCAACGGACTCACAGAAAGCCGCCGCAGATCAGCGCGTCGCCAAGGCCGAGGATAAGGTCAACACGCTCAAGGCGGAGATCGAGCAGCTCGAGCAGAAGATGCGGGACCAGCAGGAGGAACTCGCCCGCATCCGCGGAGACGTCCTCACACCAACCGGCGGGCTAGACAAGATTGGGGGGACAAGCGGAAACCGATACGCCGACGAGATCATCAAGGAGGGACGTCGCCGGGGTATCAGTGACCGTGGTGTTCAAATCGCACTGGCAACCGCACTGGTGGAGTCCGGGCTGAAGATGTACGCGAACCCGCAGGACCCGGAGTCGATGCAGTTACCGCATGACGCTGTCGGCTACGACCACGACAGTGTTGGCCTGTTCCAGCAGCGCAACAACGGGGCATGGGGTACAACCGCCGACCGCATGGACCCAGCACGCTCTGCTGGAATGTTCTACGACGTCCTCGATGACGCCGACTACAACCAGGGCGACCCCGGCGCGCACGCACAACGGGTGCAGCGCTCCGCGTTCCCAGGCCGCTACGCGGAGAAGATGGGCGAAGCGCAACAGCTACTCGAACGCTACAACAACATGCCCTCCATCACGGCCATGGCCAACGGCGGATTCCTCGGCAACGCCCGCCAAGCCTCCATCAACGAAGGATCCGCCGTGCTCTGGGCAGAAGCCGGGCCAGAAGCCTACATCCCCCTGTCCTCCAACAAGCGTGAACAATCATTGGAAATCTGGGCCGAAACAGGCAAACGCCTCGGAGTGGATGTGCTGTCCATGCTCAACCTCATCGGCGCAGGGCTTCCGGGCCTTCTCCAGGGGAAGATCAACATCTCCGGCGGTCAATCAACTTCCCTTTCCGCGCTCGGGTTGAACATGGAAGCCTTAGCCTACCGCGGGCAGCGCGGCGCACAAGACGCCGTGCAAAACGCTGTCGGCGCGGTCTTCAACGGCCCCGTGCAAATCAACGACCCCAAACAGTACCTCCAAGGCCAGCTCGACAACGCCGCCCAGCAGCTAGGCAATGCAATGAGGAGTGTGATGCTGCGATGA
- a CDS encoding DUF7426 family protein — protein MKDLRQFHDPDLHLPIGGKVYTVHAPNAQDGLRLKAYVLAPESADMTVTGKANIDMISIVLGATYDPATDTMTGGLWDELVADGIPLEEVYHVANTAIAHFAVGEAFGEFWWENRLGKETQPLVPEATMGWMEQTAQAVEKKPSPAMMPKKRTS, from the coding sequence GTGAAAGACCTCCGCCAATTCCACGACCCCGACCTGCACCTCCCCATCGGCGGGAAGGTGTACACCGTTCATGCCCCCAACGCACAGGACGGGCTACGGCTCAAGGCGTACGTGCTCGCCCCGGAATCCGCGGACATGACCGTCACCGGAAAAGCCAACATCGACATGATCTCCATCGTTCTGGGAGCCACCTACGACCCAGCCACTGACACCATGACCGGTGGCTTGTGGGACGAGCTCGTCGCCGACGGGATCCCTCTCGAGGAGGTCTACCACGTGGCGAACACGGCGATCGCGCACTTCGCTGTGGGTGAAGCGTTCGGGGAGTTTTGGTGGGAGAACCGCCTGGGAAAAGAGACACAGCCCCTGGTTCCGGAGGCGACCATGGGGTGGATGGAGCAGACAGCGCAGGCGGTGGAGAAGAAGCCGTCCCCGGCGATGATGCCGAAGAAGCGCACCTCCTAG
- a CDS encoding phage tail tube protein has translation MAVAKAPSSNDLNSTLARDWALQVQDPEDNSTWVFVRGLAKFAPKTELTMKDDSDIDSEGYKSNIATALQLTFEGEGFRKGQLAGDKFTQDEGQAILREVGRNMGLRNVIKARAWRTDGVDEGYESNFSVEWTDTDGGNEDLDQFSFTMMSRGKPTRIKPVETPTGASVPVSEAGGSTIPEGTGA, from the coding sequence ATGGCAGTTGCCAAGGCACCTTCCTCCAACGACCTTAACTCCACACTCGCCCGCGACTGGGCACTCCAAGTCCAGGACCCCGAAGACAATTCCACCTGGGTGTTCGTCCGCGGCCTCGCAAAGTTCGCACCCAAGACCGAGCTGACGATGAAGGACGACTCCGACATCGACTCCGAGGGCTACAAGTCCAACATCGCCACCGCCCTCCAACTCACCTTCGAGGGTGAGGGCTTCCGCAAGGGGCAGCTCGCTGGCGACAAGTTCACCCAGGACGAGGGCCAAGCTATCCTCCGCGAAGTGGGCCGCAACATGGGCCTACGCAACGTTATCAAGGCTCGAGCCTGGCGCACCGATGGTGTTGACGAGGGCTACGAGTCCAACTTCTCCGTCGAATGGACCGACACCGACGGCGGCAACGAGGACCTTGACCAGTTCAGCTTCACGATGATGTCCCGTGGCAAGCCGACGCGGATCAAGCCGGTCGAAACGCCGACTGGCGCGTCCGTCCCGGTGAGTGAAGCCGGTGGCTCCACCATCCCGGAGGGAACCGGGGCCTAG